One window from the genome of Methyloradius palustris encodes:
- a CDS encoding ABC transporter ATP-binding protein/permease, with product MSTTSPTLEANDVSENQNHESKPRWRDTWALIKPYWVSDEKWRARGLLFAIITLTLGAVYINVLFNTWNRDFYNALETKNYIAFKEQLWRFSYLAFIFIAVAIYRIYLRQALEMRWRAWMTKQYLGKWLAHQSYYRIEQTQSSDNPDQRIAEDLSQLTTGTLALSLDLLSSVVSLVTFVGILWAVSGPLSFLMFGHQMVIPGYMVWFAVAYAAVGSWLVWKAGKPLIQQNYNQQRYEADFRFGLVRVREYSEAIALYEGEAQEKVHLESRFERIRVNWWQIMKTTKRLNVASTFYAQFAIIFPMLVGAPRYFSGAITLGGLTQISSAFGQVQDALSWFVSAFTTLATWKASVNRLASFHASIVNAENQALNASLSINRTSGSGIKLNDVSLHLPTSSSAEPNLLDTVNLQLEQGQRVLLSGPSGAGKSTLFRAIAGIWPYGTGNIEIPRQANLLFLPQRTYLPIGILRDAIAYPSAAEKFSDEAMVKYLTLFKLEHLCDKLNDAENWGQRLSTGEQQRLAFIRLLLIKPDVVFLDEATSAVDEDMEELLYSLLVQELPNSSVLSIAHRSSVAKFHTRSWQLKDRKLEAHAITQTS from the coding sequence ATGAGTACAACATCACCCACACTAGAAGCCAATGACGTATCAGAAAATCAAAATCACGAATCAAAGCCACGCTGGCGTGATACCTGGGCGCTAATTAAGCCTTATTGGGTATCTGATGAGAAGTGGCGAGCGCGTGGCCTGCTATTCGCGATTATTACCCTGACACTAGGTGCGGTTTACATCAACGTATTGTTCAATACGTGGAACCGTGATTTTTACAACGCGCTGGAAACCAAAAATTACATAGCATTCAAAGAACAACTGTGGCGCTTTTCATATCTGGCATTCATATTCATCGCTGTCGCCATTTACAGGATTTATCTGCGTCAGGCACTCGAGATGCGTTGGCGAGCATGGATGACAAAACAGTATTTGGGCAAATGGCTGGCACATCAATCTTATTACCGTATTGAACAAACCCAATCTTCAGACAATCCCGACCAAAGAATTGCAGAAGACCTGAGCCAGCTAACGACTGGTACGCTGGCGCTATCTCTAGACCTACTTTCAAGTGTGGTTAGCCTAGTCACTTTTGTGGGCATACTTTGGGCAGTGAGCGGGCCATTATCATTCTTGATGTTTGGTCATCAGATGGTGATTCCCGGCTATATGGTCTGGTTCGCAGTCGCTTACGCTGCTGTTGGTTCATGGTTAGTATGGAAAGCAGGCAAACCACTCATCCAACAAAACTATAACCAACAGCGTTATGAAGCTGATTTCCGTTTTGGCCTAGTGCGCGTGCGTGAATACTCAGAAGCGATTGCGCTGTATGAAGGCGAAGCACAGGAGAAAGTACATCTCGAATCCCGTTTTGAAAGAATTCGAGTGAACTGGTGGCAAATCATGAAAACGACAAAACGTTTAAATGTAGCTTCTACGTTCTATGCCCAGTTCGCGATTATTTTCCCTATGTTGGTTGGCGCACCTCGTTATTTTTCAGGCGCGATCACCCTAGGGGGTTTAACCCAAATCAGTTCGGCTTTTGGTCAGGTGCAAGATGCACTTTCTTGGTTTGTCAGTGCCTTTACCACGCTAGCAACGTGGAAAGCCAGTGTTAATCGGCTTGCTAGCTTTCATGCAAGTATCGTGAATGCTGAGAATCAGGCACTGAATGCAAGTCTCTCGATTAACCGCACTTCTGGATCAGGGATAAAGCTCAATGATGTGAGCCTGCATTTACCAACAAGCTCAAGTGCAGAGCCAAACTTACTGGATACTGTAAATCTGCAGCTTGAACAAGGCCAGCGTGTACTGTTAAGTGGGCCATCTGGCGCAGGTAAATCCACCCTGTTTCGCGCGATTGCCGGTATTTGGCCTTATGGAACTGGCAACATAGAGATTCCACGGCAAGCCAATCTACTTTTTCTGCCGCAACGTACTTATTTGCCCATCGGTATATTGCGTGATGCAATTGCCTACCCTTCAGCCGCCGAAAAATTTTCGGATGAAGCGATGGTTAAATATCTGACCCTATTCAAACTTGAACATCTCTGCGACAAGTTGAATGATGCAGAAAACTGGGGGCAACGCTTGTCCACTGGCGAGCAACAGCGTCTGGCTTTCATCCGCTTATTGCTGATTAAACCTGATGTGGTATTTCTGGATGAAGCCACCAGCGCGGTAGATGAAGATATGGAAGAATTGTTATATAGCTTACTTGTGCAAGAGCTACCAAACAGCAGTGTATTGAGCATTGCGCACCGTAGCAGCGTCGCTAAATTCCACACCCGTAGCTGGCAACTGAAAGACCGAAAGCTGGAAGCACACGCAATTACCCAAACAAGCTGA
- a CDS encoding DUF3300 domain-containing protein → MRFNSVAVLTLALIFSTIAQAQDDYAQPPMPPQSGDTNPSQQPPQPQFSQQELDQMLAPIALYPDALLSQVLMASTYPLEVVQAARWSRANPDLKGDQAVKAAQQNNWDPSVISLTAFPQILGMLDEKLEWTERLGDAFLEQQPQVMDTVQGLRQKAMAAGNLQSNDQVQVNQQAQQGQTVIVIQQAAPQVVYVPYYNPTVVYGPWWWDAYPPVYWNPWPGYYRRPGYNSGFYVGVGISVGGGFFFGNFDWHQRHVNVVNVNNYYYRNYYNNHPRPPVGANPRPYPDRGAWQHDPDHRRGVPYPNSALQQQFSRPGNDARPPRNNRDDFQQNRDGNHQNSGGNPTNHSPDNRNRSNPAGQPTNGNPDHSPDYRQNVNLPDGRPQGQNPGRQNDDSRSPRNQPQMSNPESMSPPSGRDKGADIGSGQQARPQIERAAPQAVQQPRPETAPRVQQRSTEARQPRPEMQRSEPQRQQQHIEMPRAEQPRNEAPRPQQQQRHEGGGHPQGGGDKQR, encoded by the coding sequence ATGAGATTTAATTCCGTCGCCGTTTTAACGTTGGCCTTAATTTTTTCCACAATAGCACAAGCGCAGGATGATTACGCGCAACCACCCATGCCGCCGCAGAGTGGCGACACTAACCCAAGCCAGCAGCCACCCCAGCCTCAATTTAGCCAGCAGGAGCTAGACCAGATGTTAGCACCGATCGCCCTGTATCCAGATGCCTTGCTCTCACAGGTATTGATGGCTTCAACTTATCCGCTGGAAGTGGTGCAGGCAGCACGCTGGTCACGCGCCAACCCTGATTTAAAAGGCGACCAAGCAGTTAAAGCGGCGCAGCAGAATAATTGGGATCCAAGCGTGATTTCGCTGACAGCATTTCCTCAAATCTTGGGTATGCTGGATGAAAAACTGGAGTGGACTGAGCGACTTGGTGATGCATTCCTTGAGCAACAACCCCAAGTTATGGACACCGTGCAGGGCTTGCGCCAAAAGGCGATGGCCGCTGGCAATTTGCAATCTAACGACCAAGTACAAGTAAATCAACAAGCGCAACAGGGTCAGACCGTCATTGTCATCCAGCAAGCTGCGCCGCAAGTGGTCTATGTGCCGTATTACAACCCTACTGTTGTCTATGGCCCATGGTGGTGGGATGCATACCCTCCCGTGTATTGGAATCCATGGCCTGGTTACTATCGCCGGCCTGGGTATAACTCTGGCTTTTATGTGGGTGTAGGAATTAGCGTAGGCGGCGGTTTCTTCTTCGGCAATTTTGACTGGCATCAACGCCATGTCAATGTCGTGAACGTCAATAATTACTACTATAGAAACTACTACAACAATCACCCACGCCCACCAGTTGGCGCTAATCCACGGCCTTATCCTGACCGTGGTGCTTGGCAGCATGACCCCGATCACAGGCGCGGTGTGCCTTACCCAAACTCTGCGTTACAGCAACAGTTTTCACGCCCAGGCAATGATGCAAGGCCACCGCGTAATAACAGAGATGACTTTCAGCAAAACCGTGACGGCAATCACCAAAATTCAGGTGGTAATCCTACCAACCATTCGCCTGACAATCGTAATAGATCCAACCCAGCAGGGCAGCCAACAAATGGCAATCCTGATCACTCGCCAGATTATCGGCAGAATGTAAATTTACCTGATGGAAGGCCACAGGGCCAAAACCCTGGACGCCAGAATGATGACAGTCGTTCGCCAAGAAACCAGCCGCAAATGTCTAACCCAGAAAGTATGTCGCCACCAAGCGGCCGCGATAAGGGCGCTGATATAGGGTCAGGCCAACAAGCAAGGCCACAGATTGAGCGTGCTGCGCCGCAAGCCGTTCAGCAACCACGTCCAGAAACGGCACCCAGAGTACAGCAAAGAAGCACTGAGGCAAGACAGCCTCGGCCAGAAATGCAAAGATCAGAGCCTCAAAGGCAGCAACAACATATTGAGATGCCGCGAGCAGAGCAGCCGCGCAATGAGGCGCCTAGGCCACAACAGCAACAAAGACACGAAGGCGGTGGCCACCCACAGGGCGGTGGCGATAAGCAACGTTAG
- a CDS encoding nuclear transport factor 2 family protein, translating into METKPPLPPFTLETAKQKVQAAEDAWNSKDPERVSLAYTVDSHWRNRSEFITGRPAIKEFLKAKWAKEHEYRLKKELWCFLENRIAVRFEYEWHDDKGQWYRSYGNENWEFAENGLMQFRYASINDVLINESDRKLG; encoded by the coding sequence ATGGAAACCAAACCACCATTACCACCGTTTACCCTAGAAACAGCCAAGCAAAAAGTACAAGCGGCTGAAGATGCCTGGAACAGTAAGGACCCTGAACGGGTATCGCTGGCTTATACCGTTGATTCACACTGGCGCAACCGTTCGGAATTCATTACAGGCCGCCCTGCCATTAAAGAGTTTTTAAAAGCCAAATGGGCTAAAGAGCATGAATATCGGCTTAAGAAAGAACTCTGGTGCTTTCTTGAAAACCGCATCGCCGTGCGCTTTGAATACGAATGGCATGACGATAAAGGCCAGTGGTACAGATCGTATGGCAACGAAAACTGGGAGTTTGCAGAAAACGGCCTGATGCAGTTTCGCTACGCCAGCATCAATGATGTACTGATTAACGAATCTGACCGCAAGCTAGGCTGA
- a CDS encoding EVE domain-containing protein gives MRYWLMKSEPGDVSIDDLAAMPNQTVDWYGVRNYQARNFMRDQMKVGDGVLFYHSNCDVPGIAGIAEVSKLAYPDRLQFIAGHKYYDPKATPESPRWFNVDVKLVRKTRLLSLKEMREIPELVSLRILQRGNRLSITPVDPREWEFILKLL, from the coding sequence ATGCGATATTGGTTAATGAAGTCTGAGCCTGGTGATGTCTCGATTGATGATTTGGCAGCGATGCCGAATCAAACAGTGGATTGGTACGGGGTACGTAATTACCAAGCCCGTAATTTCATGCGCGACCAGATGAAAGTCGGCGATGGCGTTTTGTTCTACCATTCAAACTGTGATGTTCCTGGCATTGCTGGTATTGCAGAAGTTAGCAAGCTGGCCTACCCAGACCGATTACAATTTATTGCAGGCCATAAATACTATGACCCCAAAGCCACACCAGAAAGCCCGCGCTGGTTTAATGTAGATGTGAAGCTGGTGCGTAAAACGCGGTTACTGAGTCTTAAAGAAATGCGCGAGATACCAGAGCTAGTAAGTTTGCGCATTTTGCAGCGCGGCAACCGTTTATCAATTACCCCCGTTGATCCGCGTGAGTGGGAGTTTATTCTTAAGCTTTTGTAA
- a CDS encoding chloride channel protein, whose product MQLLNQIIDKIKSVKLADFDAWRGRLIVWIAAAVAGLVVVIFAQATEHVISWFFRIEIAYWWAPILLTPLGGIAIVFFTRRWFAGAAGSGIPQTIAALKDETSEETISKLLSLKLAAAKIVLGLGALASGFSAGREGPSVQVAASVMYAFRRFLPKNFSIHPKHLILAGGAAGISAAFNTPLAGIVFAIEELGRRFEQKTNGVVISAIVLSGLVSVSLQGNYIYFGNIVVNNVDRHIFIPLLVCGLVCGVTGGLFSRTLIESSSKLDGRVGNFRSMHPVRWAGFCGLMVALLGLISDGHAHGSGYIYTQNILDGSVMESWQYAPIKYLATIFTYFSGVPGGIFAPSLSIGAGIGSDLLPFFGQQHIAEISTLCMAGFLAAVTQAPLTSFIIVMEMVDGHQMVISLMLVALIAAIISRIFSLPLYETLAAKQSESLQS is encoded by the coding sequence ATGCAGTTACTCAATCAGATTATAGATAAAATTAAATCAGTAAAACTTGCAGATTTTGATGCATGGCGAGGAAGATTAATTGTATGGATTGCTGCTGCAGTTGCAGGACTAGTTGTTGTAATTTTTGCACAGGCAACTGAACATGTCATATCTTGGTTCTTCCGTATTGAAATCGCTTACTGGTGGGCACCCATTTTACTGACTCCATTAGGTGGAATAGCAATCGTCTTTTTTACTAGACGCTGGTTTGCCGGGGCAGCCGGTAGCGGAATCCCCCAGACAATAGCTGCACTTAAAGATGAAACATCAGAAGAAACCATATCCAAACTCCTGTCTCTAAAATTAGCCGCAGCTAAGATTGTTTTAGGCTTGGGAGCTTTGGCTTCAGGTTTTTCAGCTGGCAGAGAGGGGCCGTCTGTTCAGGTGGCTGCCAGCGTGATGTATGCATTCCGACGTTTCTTGCCTAAGAATTTTTCTATCCACCCTAAACATTTAATACTAGCCGGTGGAGCAGCAGGCATTTCGGCAGCATTTAACACACCTTTAGCTGGGATTGTATTTGCAATCGAAGAGCTTGGTCGCCGTTTTGAACAAAAAACAAATGGCGTTGTAATCAGCGCGATTGTTCTGTCTGGCTTGGTATCAGTCTCACTTCAAGGAAATTACATTTATTTTGGCAACATCGTGGTCAACAACGTAGATCGGCACATTTTCATTCCACTGTTGGTCTGTGGCTTAGTCTGTGGTGTCACAGGTGGATTGTTCAGCCGGACATTGATTGAATCATCATCGAAATTAGATGGACGAGTTGGTAATTTCCGCAGCATGCATCCAGTAAGGTGGGCTGGTTTTTGCGGCCTGATGGTTGCCCTGTTAGGATTGATCAGTGATGGACATGCTCACGGTTCTGGCTATATCTATACCCAGAACATTCTTGATGGCTCTGTCATGGAATCATGGCAATATGCGCCGATAAAATACCTAGCGACAATCTTTACCTACTTTAGTGGAGTGCCTGGCGGAATTTTTGCACCATCACTCTCTATAGGCGCAGGCATAGGCAGTGATTTACTGCCATTCTTTGGTCAACAACATATCGCTGAAATCAGCACACTCTGCATGGCTGGTTTTTTAGCTGCCGTGACACAAGCGCCACTGACCTCATTTATTATCGTCATGGAAATGGTGGATGGCCACCAGATGGTAATCAGCTTGATGCTGGTTGCATTGATTGCGGCGATTATCTCCAGAATATTTAGCTTGCCACTCTATGAAACCCTAGCTGCTAAACAGTCTGAGAGTCTTCAAAGCTGA